In Ornithorhynchus anatinus isolate Pmale09 chromosome 17, mOrnAna1.pri.v4, whole genome shotgun sequence, the following proteins share a genomic window:
- the MED8 gene encoding mediator of RNA polymerase II transcription subunit 8 → MQREEKQLEASVDALLNQVADLKTSLGSFIYKLENEYDRLTWPSVLDSFALLSGQLNTLNKVLKHEKTPPLRNQVIIPLVLSPDRDEDLMRQTEGRVPVFSHEVVPDHLRTKPDPEVEEQEKQLTSDAARIGADAAQKQIQSLNKMCSNLLEKISKEERESESGGLRQNKQTFNPADTNALVAAVAFGKGLSNWRPAVAGGPGQPGQPGTGGMMAGGSGLQQQQQQVPMAGAPGQQQQQQALLAGVQMAQAGQPGKMPSGIKTNIKSASMHPYQR, encoded by the exons agggaggagaagcagctggaGGCATCGGTGGATGCCCTGCTGAATCAAGTGGCCGACCTGAAGACCTCCCTGGGGAGCTTCATCTACAAGTTGGAGAACGAGTACGACCGGCTCACCTG GCCCTCGGTCCTGGACAGCTTTGCCTTGCTCTCCGGACAGCTGAACACCTTGAACAAGGTGCTGAAACATGAGAAGACACCGCCGCTTCGCAACCAGGTCATCATCCCCCTCGTACTGTCCCCGGACCGGGATGAGGACCTCATG CGGCAGACCGAAGGCCGGGTCCCGGTGTTCAGCCACGAGGTGGTTCCCGATCACCTGCGAACCAAGCCTGAcccagaggtggaagagcaggagaagcagctgaCCTCAGACGCGGCCCGGATCGGGGCAGACGCAGCCCAG AAGCAGATCCAGAGTCTGAACAAAATGTGCTcgaacctcttggagaagatcagCAAAGAGGAGCGAGAATCCGAAAGTGGAG GTCTCCGGCAGAACAAGCAAACGTTCAACCCAGCCGACACCAACGCACTCGTCGCAGCTGTGGCTTTCGGGAAGGGGCTGTCTAACTGGAGGCCCGCGGTGGCCGGCGGCCCCGGTCAGCCCGGCCAGCCCGGCACCGGGGGCATGATGGCGGGAGGCTCgggcctgcagcagcagcagcagcaggtcccCATGGCGGGGGCCcccggccagcagcagcagcagcaggccctGCTCGCCGGGGTGCAGATGGCTCAGGCGGGCCAGCCGG GGAAGATGCCAAGTGGCATAAAAACCAACATCAAGTCAGCATCGATGCACCCTTACCAGCGGTGA